From a single Clostridia bacterium genomic region:
- a CDS encoding DUF1540 domain-containing protein — MPQHIHCLVHDCHYWGQGNKCEAEEILIATDSFGHSQPDSIDCEMAQELTPKSAGTCMATCCKTYVPKGSDKIKSDSVRKKS; from the coding sequence ATGCCACAGCATATTCATTGTTTAGTACACGACTGCCATTATTGGGGTCAAGGCAATAAATGTGAAGCAGAAGAAATTTTAATTGCCACCGATTCTTTTGGACATTCACAACCTGACAGTATCGACTGTGAAATGGCCCAAGAATTAACCCCCAAATCGGCGGGAACATGTATGGCTACCTGCTGCAAAACCTATGTTCCCAAAGGCTCAGATAAAATAAAAAGCGATAGTGTACGAAAAAAATCTTAA
- a CDS encoding copper amine oxidase: MTNKLLRFLLIIALLMPLPVLASTPLQVYVDDLPLSFDVPPLIQEGRVLVPFRKIAERLHLNVEWEEKTQTVKASSPTTTLLLKIGSKIAVHNDQEIELDVPPQIIEARTLIPLRFFGETFGNEVAYQAGMVKIKTPPQKMLVSAFYALGSKTASSWTNLFTREYPETNQGHTDLVGEIALGWYSLDKEGNLLTRSTTGWQKPSGWLDVLTAAKKYDLHTEMVVHLTDANSQLSNLIANPHAVEKAVKNIAQAAAHYDGVNLDFEGLGWRESGETLRQTQINFTRFVKQLAEKLPEHTLTLTLHPLNSAYLGYDYEALNHYCDTMIIMAYDYGPKPEPIKQVNEAIEKALTFVPPQKLILGISLPSETAASLPAKIGLVKAHNLKGIALWRLGLVTPEMWSVLKSEIKLRM; this comes from the coding sequence ATGACCAATAAACTACTTAGATTCCTATTAATTATTGCCCTTTTAATGCCACTACCTGTTTTAGCCTCAACACCACTGCAGGTCTATGTAGATGATCTACCCTTAAGTTTTGATGTACCACCATTAATTCAAGAAGGACGGGTTTTGGTGCCCTTTCGAAAAATAGCGGAAAGACTTCATTTAAATGTGGAATGGGAAGAAAAAACACAAACCGTTAAGGCTTCTTCACCTACAACCACTTTACTTTTAAAAATAGGCAGTAAAATTGCCGTACATAATGATCAAGAAATAGAACTTGATGTACCACCACAAATAATTGAGGCAAGAACTTTAATTCCACTGCGTTTTTTTGGCGAAACATTCGGAAATGAAGTAGCCTATCAAGCAGGAATGGTTAAAATTAAAACACCACCTCAAAAAATGTTAGTTAGTGCATTTTATGCCCTTGGAAGTAAAACAGCCAGTAGTTGGACTAATTTATTCACACGTGAATATCCGGAAACAAATCAAGGACATACTGATTTAGTAGGAGAAATTGCTCTTGGTTGGTATTCCCTAGACAAAGAAGGAAATTTATTAACTCGAAGTACCACCGGATGGCAAAAACCAAGTGGTTGGTTAGATGTACTAACTGCCGCCAAAAAATATGATTTACATACTGAAATGGTAGTTCATTTAACTGATGCCAACTCCCAATTAAGCAATTTAATTGCTAATCCCCATGCAGTTGAAAAAGCGGTAAAAAATATTGCTCAAGCAGCTGCCCATTATGACGGAGTTAATCTAGATTTTGAAGGTTTGGGCTGGCGGGAAAGTGGTGAAACCTTAAGACAAACACAAATTAATTTTACTCGTTTTGTAAAACAATTAGCGGAAAAACTCCCAGAACACACTCTTACATTAACCTTACATCCTTTAAATAGTGCCTATTTAGGTTATGACTATGAGGCCTTAAATCATTATTGTGATACCATGATCATCATGGCTTATGATTATGGTCCTAAACCAGAACCAATAAAACAAGTAAATGAAGCTATTGAAAAAGCTCTGACTTTTGTACCACCCCAAAAATTAATTTTGGGTATTTCCCTTCCCAGCGAAACAGCGGCTAGTTTACCAGCTAAAATAGGTTTGGTTAAAGCCCATAATTTAAAAGGAATTGCTTTATGGCGTTTGGGTTTGGTTACCCCAGAAATGTGGTCGGTATTAAAAAGTGAAATTAAATTAAGGATGTGA
- a CDS encoding ABC transporter permease, whose protein sequence is MNKLDIVKLASQNLWRRKMRTFLTVLGVLIGTASIVVMLSLGIGLSEIQRQDMERWGSLSIIEVHRGMIFDPDGEPVGESKELDDTAVEEINEIPGVSAVSPRFNLYGEVRMGKLEGGLSLIGLVPELMPQLEFKAASGRLLQAGDSNVMVVGQQVIQNLYDENERRAMEKGTWRYDLREEKDPQEMLDQRLAFMVHNNYNFEKKRNYNFLVVGILDDEYGEHAWQAYAPIEDLKKIRRFVMEGMERNQDHFGPTASKMEVRDRENKRNKDVYDSLLVRTESLEKTSQVAQMLRDSGYNCWSMADDLEGFEKTSRTIQAVLGGIGAITLLVAAIGITNTMIMSIYERTKEIGVMKVIGATFGDVYSLFLTEAGLIGLFGGIWGLGLSYGLSYLINQIINSHVNQGMPLEEIMQISLIPSWLALFALLFSLLIGVIAGLYPAHRAVKLSPLKAIRNE, encoded by the coding sequence ATGAATAAACTAGATATTGTTAAATTAGCCAGCCAAAATTTATGGCGGCGTAAAATGAGAACCTTTCTTACGGTTTTGGGGGTTCTAATAGGTACGGCTTCAATTGTGGTGATGCTTTCCTTGGGTATTGGCTTAAGTGAAATTCAGCGTCAAGATATGGAGCGATGGGGAAGTTTATCTATAATCGAGGTACATCGCGGCATGATTTTTGATCCTGATGGTGAACCAGTGGGTGAATCTAAAGAATTAGATGATACCGCTGTGGAAGAAATTAATGAAATTCCCGGGGTAAGTGCCGTTTCTCCTCGCTTTAATTTATATGGTGAGGTGCGAATGGGGAAATTGGAAGGTGGTCTTTCTTTGATTGGTTTGGTACCAGAATTAATGCCACAATTGGAATTTAAGGCCGCTTCTGGAAGACTTCTACAAGCCGGTGATTCTAATGTTATGGTGGTTGGTCAACAGGTGATTCAAAATCTTTATGATGAAAATGAACGGCGTGCTATGGAAAAAGGTACTTGGCGATATGATCTTAGAGAAGAGAAGGACCCGCAAGAAATGCTGGATCAGCGTTTGGCTTTTATGGTACATAACAATTATAATTTTGAAAAAAAGAGGAATTATAATTTTTTAGTTGTCGGTATTTTAGATGACGAATATGGTGAACATGCTTGGCAAGCTTATGCACCTATTGAAGATCTTAAAAAAATCCGTCGTTTTGTCATGGAGGGTATGGAGCGGAATCAGGACCATTTTGGTCCCACTGCTTCTAAAATGGAAGTAAGGGATCGGGAAAATAAGCGTAATAAAGATGTTTATGATTCATTATTGGTGCGTACTGAAAGTTTAGAGAAAACAAGTCAGGTAGCACAGATGTTAAGGGATTCAGGTTATAATTGTTGGTCAATGGCTGATGATTTGGAGGGCTTCGAAAAAACTTCACGGACGATCCAAGCCGTATTGGGTGGTATTGGTGCCATTACTTTATTGGTAGCCGCCATCGGTATCACTAATACCATGATTATGTCAATTTATGAAAGAACTAAAGAAATTGGAGTTATGAAGGTTATCGGGGCTACTTTTGGTGATGTTTATTCACTTTTCCTGACTGAAGCTGGCTTAATAGGTTTATTTGGCGGGATTTGGGGTTTAGGCTTGAGTTATGGACTCTCTTATCTCATTAACCAAATTATTAATAGTCATGTCAATCAGGGGATGCCCCTGGAAGAAATTATGCAAATTTCCTTAATTCCGTCTTGGTTGGCTCTATTTGCTTTATTGTTTTCTTTACTGATTGGTGTAATTGCTGGTCTCTATCCAGCTCATCGGGCAGTAAAGTTAAGTCCTTTAAAAGCAATTCGTAATGAATAA
- a CDS encoding ABC transporter ATP-binding protein: MAPLIEIKGLTKKYRLGQEVITALDNVDLTIRRGEFFCLLGTSGSGKSTLLHVVAGLERATKGEVLLRGVPLTKMRERKMATFRRKHMGFIFQSYNLLPSLTALENVALPLVFAGVSKKERLRRAYQMLKQMGLKDRLRNKPTEMSGGQQQRVSIARALINNPQIIFADEPTGNLDTKTTHEIMAILSEKVREAGVTLIMVTHDLNLTGYADRVAEMIDGRIINLRENKAKGVGH; this comes from the coding sequence TTGGCACCTTTAATCGAAATCAAAGGTTTAACTAAAAAATATCGTTTAGGTCAAGAAGTAATTACAGCCTTGGATAATGTGGATTTAACTATTAGGCGGGGTGAGTTTTTTTGCCTTTTAGGTACATCTGGATCAGGAAAATCCACATTACTCCATGTTGTAGCTGGTTTGGAAAGAGCGACTAAAGGAGAAGTACTTTTAAGAGGTGTTCCTTTAACTAAAATGAGGGAAAGAAAAATGGCTACTTTTCGACGTAAACATATGGGCTTTATTTTTCAATCCTATAATTTATTGCCTTCATTAACTGCTTTGGAAAATGTAGCTCTGCCTTTAGTTTTTGCCGGTGTGAGTAAAAAGGAACGCTTAAGACGGGCATATCAAATGTTAAAACAAATGGGTTTAAAGGATCGTTTACGCAATAAACCTACGGAAATGAGTGGGGGCCAGCAGCAAAGAGTTAGTATTGCCAGAGCATTAATTAATAATCCGCAAATTATTTTTGCTGATGAACCGACTGGAAATTTAGATACTAAAACTACTCATGAGATAATGGCTATTTTAAGTGAAAAAGTTAGAGAAGCAGGTGTAACTTTAATTATGGTTACTCATGATTTAAATTTAACCGGTTATGCGGATCGGGTAGCGGAAATGATTGATGGAAGAATTATTAATCTTAGGGAAAACAAAGCCAAGGGGGTAGGACATTGA